A window of Microbacterium luteolum contains these coding sequences:
- a CDS encoding phytoene/squalene synthase family protein: MTDKPPVPAGDGALRRFNRTAEIATTDVIRAYSTSFGLATRLLGKRHRQHVRNIYAMVRIADEIVDGVAAEAGLDVSAQSAALASYIAETHRSMRSGYSSDLILHAFARTARECSIGEDLTQPFFDSMTADIAADAGFAAYDADAHANYVYGSAEVVGLMCLQVFLREEDRTPQEHETLVRGARQLGAAFQNVNFLRDLADDTDRLHRGYLGGSTRLTDADRDAWVETVHRQLDDARTAIPLLPKDARAAVRSALALFAALTHRVARTPAEELYRRRVRVPDPIKAGLAARALVITALERGR; encoded by the coding sequence ATGACGGACAAGCCCCCGGTTCCTGCCGGAGACGGCGCTCTCCGACGTTTCAATCGCACGGCCGAGATCGCGACGACCGACGTGATCCGCGCCTACTCCACCTCCTTCGGGCTGGCCACCCGGCTCCTCGGCAAGCGGCACCGTCAGCACGTGCGGAACATCTACGCGATGGTCCGCATCGCCGACGAGATCGTCGACGGCGTCGCGGCCGAGGCAGGGCTCGACGTGTCGGCCCAGTCGGCGGCACTCGCCTCGTACATCGCCGAGACCCATCGCTCGATGCGCAGCGGTTACAGCAGCGATCTCATCCTCCACGCCTTCGCCCGCACCGCGCGGGAGTGCTCGATCGGCGAGGACCTGACACAGCCCTTCTTCGACTCGATGACGGCCGACATCGCCGCCGACGCGGGCTTCGCGGCCTACGACGCCGATGCCCATGCGAACTACGTGTACGGCTCGGCCGAGGTCGTCGGCCTGATGTGCCTGCAGGTGTTCCTGCGAGAAGAGGATCGGACGCCCCAGGAGCACGAGACGCTCGTCCGCGGCGCACGGCAGCTGGGCGCGGCCTTCCAGAACGTGAACTTCCTCCGCGATCTGGCCGACGACACCGATCGGCTCCACCGCGGATACCTGGGTGGCTCGACCCGTCTCACCGACGCCGATCGCGATGCCTGGGTCGAGACGGTGCATCGACAGCTCGACGACGCCCGCACCGCGATCCCCCTCCTCCCCAAGGACGCCCGCGCGGCCGTTCGAAGCGCACTCGCCCTGTTCGCGGCGCTCACCCACCGCGTGGCACGCACACCCGCCGAGGAGCTGTATCGCAGGCGCGTCCGCGTCCCCGACCCGATCAAGGCTGGTCTCGCGGCGCGCGCCCTCGTCATCACCGCCCTGGAGCGCGGTCGATGA
- a CDS encoding polyprenyl synthetase family protein: MTSTATAEDLGTRIEEALRRRFSERSAAAEHYGTEFVALWQAAAEHALGGKLIRPRLLIDLLRSLTPAGLTIAEVERAIDVAVHVELLHFAFLLHDDVIDGDLIRRRRPNLIGSLVERRSTEPAEPALHWARSSAILMGDLLLASAVLGFARADVSSDARTRLLALLEQTIFETVAGEHTDIGLSDGIIAPDLRTILSTSAYKTATYSFVLPLRAAAVLAGSSPAAEEQLTAIGRHLGLAYQLQDDLLSVFGDPEAHGKDAFSDLREGKETAIIAYARMTGHWPSIELRFGSMDLSVADASDIRDRLRECGAERFVRSLVQEQLGAVSTILGEAESAGTISPAAGRTILGLTSRIEGRTV, translated from the coding sequence ATGACGTCCACAGCGACGGCAGAGGACCTCGGCACCCGCATCGAGGAGGCGCTGCGGCGCCGCTTCTCGGAGCGCTCCGCCGCCGCCGAGCACTACGGCACCGAGTTCGTCGCGCTCTGGCAGGCCGCTGCCGAGCACGCGCTCGGCGGAAAGCTGATCCGGCCGCGGCTGCTGATCGATCTCCTGCGGAGCCTCACCCCCGCAGGCCTCACGATCGCCGAGGTCGAGCGCGCGATCGACGTCGCGGTGCATGTCGAGCTGCTGCACTTCGCCTTCCTCCTCCACGACGACGTCATCGACGGCGACCTGATCCGTCGTCGTCGCCCGAACCTGATCGGATCCCTCGTCGAGCGCCGGTCGACCGAACCCGCGGAGCCGGCGCTGCACTGGGCTCGCTCCAGCGCCATCCTCATGGGTGACCTGCTGCTCGCCTCCGCCGTGCTGGGCTTCGCGCGCGCCGATGTCTCGAGCGACGCACGCACCCGTCTCCTCGCCCTGCTCGAGCAGACGATCTTCGAGACCGTCGCGGGCGAGCACACCGACATTGGCCTGAGCGACGGCATCATCGCCCCGGACCTGCGGACCATCCTCTCGACGAGCGCCTACAAGACGGCGACCTACTCCTTCGTGCTCCCCCTCCGCGCTGCGGCCGTGCTCGCCGGCTCGTCGCCCGCGGCCGAGGAGCAGCTCACCGCGATCGGCCGGCACCTCGGGCTCGCCTATCAGCTCCAGGACGACCTGCTCTCGGTGTTCGGCGACCCCGAGGCCCACGGCAAGGACGCCTTCTCGGATCTGCGCGAGGGCAAGGAGACCGCGATCATCGCCTACGCCCGTATGACCGGCCACTGGCCCAGCATCGAACTGCGCTTCGGCTCGATGGACCTCAGCGTGGCGGACGCCTCCGACATCCGCGACCGCCTTCGCGAGTGCGGCGCCGAGCGCTTCGTCCGCAGCCTTGTGCAGGAGCAGCTCGGGGCGGTGTCGACCATCCTCGGCGAGGCCGAGTCGGCCGGAACCATCTCGCCGGCGGCAGGGCGCACGATCCTCGGGCTCACGTCCCGCATCGAAGGCCGCACGGTATGA
- the idi gene encoding isopentenyl-diphosphate Delta-isomerase, with amino-acid sequence MDHVTLLAEDGTAIGTRPKSEVHTRDTPLHLAFSCYVFDSRGRVLVTRRALGKRTWPGVWTNSFCGHPRPDEQMTAAVHRHGLGELGLHITDLRVVLPDYRYRAVDASGIVENEICPVHVAVVDGDPLADPDEVAEWTWVEVDDLIDAAARTPFAFSPWMVEQLPLLRAIGEI; translated from the coding sequence GTGGATCACGTGACGCTCCTCGCGGAGGACGGGACAGCGATCGGCACCCGGCCGAAGAGCGAAGTCCACACCCGGGACACTCCGCTGCACCTCGCCTTCTCCTGCTACGTCTTCGACTCCCGCGGACGTGTGCTCGTGACCAGGCGCGCGCTCGGCAAGCGGACATGGCCGGGCGTGTGGACGAACAGCTTCTGCGGCCACCCGCGCCCCGACGAGCAGATGACCGCCGCCGTCCACCGGCACGGTCTCGGTGAGCTCGGCCTGCACATCACCGATCTCCGCGTCGTCCTGCCCGACTATCGCTATCGCGCGGTCGATGCGAGCGGCATCGTCGAGAACGAGATCTGCCCTGTCCACGTCGCCGTCGTCGACGGCGATCCGCTCGCCGACCCCGACGAGGTGGCGGAGTGGACGTGGGTCGAGGTCGACGACCTCATCGACGCCGCTGCCCGTACACCCTTCGCATTCAGCCCCTGGATGGTCGAGCAGCTTCCCCTCCTCCGTGCCATCGGGGAGATCTGA
- a CDS encoding MarR family winged helix-turn-helix transcriptional regulator, producing MDSEAGTTPRAVAANSAGTPDGLSHAAIYDVEASDPRSSLIDRTGVPPEDLRQIAAVMEALAGLRDAEQRLSQASRRYMRLNETDMRALHYLIVCANRNLVSTPSGIAHHLGISTAATTKLLDRLENGGHIHRAPHPTDRRALAITITPETRHAAMETVGRQQAKRFYAAARLSREERDLVIRFLADMTDEITLRDEPWLTQTAD from the coding sequence ATGGACTCGGAGGCCGGCACCACCCCGCGCGCGGTTGCGGCGAACTCCGCCGGAACGCCCGACGGCCTCAGTCACGCCGCGATCTACGACGTCGAGGCCAGCGATCCGCGCAGCAGCCTGATCGACCGCACCGGCGTGCCGCCCGAGGATCTGCGCCAGATCGCCGCGGTGATGGAGGCTCTGGCCGGACTCCGCGACGCCGAGCAGCGCCTGTCGCAGGCGTCTCGGCGGTACATGCGACTCAACGAGACCGACATGCGCGCGCTGCACTACCTGATCGTGTGCGCGAATCGGAACCTCGTGTCGACGCCGAGCGGGATCGCGCATCACCTCGGGATCTCGACAGCAGCGACCACCAAGCTGCTCGATCGCCTCGAGAACGGCGGACACATCCATCGCGCGCCGCACCCGACCGATCGCCGAGCGCTCGCGATCACGATCACACCCGAGACCCGGCATGCGGCGATGGAGACGGTGGGGCGTCAGCAGGCCAAGCGGTTCTATGCGGCAGCGCGGCTGAGCAGAGAGGAGCGCGACCTCGTCATCCGCTTCCTCGCCGACATGACCGATGAGATCACGCTCCGCGACGAGCCCTGGCTGACCCAGACGGCGGACTAG
- a CDS encoding histone-like nucleoid-structuring protein Lsr2 codes for MARRIVHQLVDDIDGSVLEVGEGETVHFSLNGTSYEIDLNSTHVEELRQAFEPYISAGRRAGASSSTRAASPRKRQARNPEVAAIRAWANANGYTLSERGRIPAPVVEAYNAAH; via the coding sequence ATGGCGAGAAGAATTGTGCACCAGCTGGTAGACGATATCGACGGCAGCGTGCTGGAGGTCGGCGAGGGCGAGACCGTGCATTTCTCGCTGAACGGCACCTCGTACGAGATCGACCTCAATTCCACGCATGTCGAGGAATTGCGTCAGGCATTCGAACCGTACATCTCGGCAGGTCGCCGCGCCGGCGCATCGAGTTCCACACGTGCCGCCTCCCCGCGCAAGCGTCAGGCACGCAATCCCGAGGTTGCGGCGATCCGCGCCTGGGCCAACGCGAACGGCTACACGCTGTCGGAGCGTGGCCGTATCCCGGCCCCGGTCGTCGAGGCGTACAACGCCGCCCACTGA
- a CDS encoding DMT family transporter produces the protein MSWIILIVSGVLEAVWATALGKSEGLTKLWPSVIFFVGLALSMVGLAYAMKDIPTGTAYAVWVGIGASLTVIWAMITGDTEVSWLRILLLMGLVGCIVGLKLIDTGHE, from the coding sequence ATGTCGTGGATCATTCTCATCGTCTCCGGAGTCCTCGAGGCCGTCTGGGCCACCGCACTCGGAAAGTCCGAAGGACTAACGAAGCTCTGGCCGAGCGTCATCTTCTTCGTCGGCCTGGCACTCTCGATGGTCGGACTCGCCTACGCGATGAAGGACATACCGACCGGTACTGCTTATGCCGTATGGGTCGGCATCGGCGCGTCTCTCACGGTCATCTGGGCGATGATCACCGGCGACACGGAGGTCTCCTGGCTGCGCATTCTGCTGCTGATGGGACTCGTCGGATGCATTGTCGGCCTCAAGCTGATCGACACCGGTCACGAATAG
- a CDS encoding LuxR C-terminal-related transcriptional regulator, whose translation MSSPVAIESEGELVANAVRELARRTRFPVAFGGLIEEGVVSVTSIVGNRTRALDGLRVRPERGLGGRAMMELRPRMTSDYGSSQQITHDYDVFVLGEGLRTLLALPIVVQGRPRGVLYAGAWDEEQVGGVTTAPAMQVAQSVADELRIRDEVERRLRTSAPGSEAVPAPQREELRESFAALRSIAADVDDPELRARIAQVERRLVTLAGDAVPVVTGPVPTVHLSPRETDVLACAALGSTNAEIAAQLGLREGTVKAYLGTAMSKLDASTRHSAVTRARRAGLLP comes from the coding sequence GTGAGCTCACCGGTCGCCATCGAATCCGAGGGCGAACTCGTCGCCAATGCGGTGCGCGAGCTCGCCCGGCGTACGCGCTTCCCTGTCGCCTTCGGTGGCCTGATCGAAGAGGGCGTCGTCAGCGTGACGAGCATCGTCGGCAACCGGACCCGAGCGCTGGACGGTCTGCGCGTCCGCCCCGAGCGCGGCCTCGGCGGCCGAGCCATGATGGAGCTCCGTCCGCGCATGACGAGCGACTACGGCTCCTCGCAGCAGATCACGCACGACTACGACGTGTTCGTGCTGGGCGAGGGACTGCGGACGCTGCTCGCCCTCCCGATCGTGGTTCAGGGCCGACCCCGCGGCGTGCTCTATGCCGGCGCCTGGGACGAGGAGCAGGTCGGCGGGGTGACGACCGCGCCGGCGATGCAGGTCGCGCAGTCGGTCGCCGATGAACTGCGGATCCGCGACGAGGTCGAGCGGCGGCTCCGGACCTCCGCTCCGGGATCCGAGGCCGTACCCGCCCCGCAGCGCGAGGAGCTGCGGGAGAGCTTCGCCGCGCTCCGGAGCATCGCCGCCGACGTCGACGACCCCGAGCTCCGTGCGCGAATCGCCCAGGTCGAGCGGCGCCTGGTCACTCTGGCAGGCGATGCGGTTCCCGTCGTCACCGGCCCCGTTCCGACCGTGCACCTCTCCCCCCGCGAGACCGACGTGCTCGCCTGCGCCGCGCTCGGCTCGACCAACGCCGAGATCGCCGCCCAGCTGGGACTCCGCGAAGGCACGGTCAAGGCCTACCTCGGCACCGCGATGTCGAAGCTCGACGCCTCGACCCGCCATTCCGCCGTCACACGCGCTCGGCGCGCAGGTCTCCTCCCCTGA
- a CDS encoding DUF485 domain-containing protein, producing MSDQTPAGSSTAIDYIAIEESPRFRTLKRTQRSFIFPLAAFFLIWYFAYVLLAAFATEFMGQRVWGDITVGLLLGLGQFVTTFAITMIYVSFANRKIDPLATEIREELEKAQGQA from the coding sequence ATGAGCGACCAGACCCCCGCGGGTTCGAGCACCGCGATCGATTACATCGCCATCGAGGAATCACCGAGATTCCGCACTCTGAAACGCACCCAGCGATCCTTCATCTTCCCTCTCGCCGCGTTCTTCCTCATCTGGTATTTCGCGTATGTGCTTCTCGCTGCATTTGCGACGGAGTTCATGGGTCAGCGGGTGTGGGGCGATATCACCGTCGGCCTGCTCCTCGGGCTCGGACAGTTCGTGACGACCTTCGCCATCACGATGATCTACGTGTCATTCGCGAACAGGAAGATCGATCCGCTGGCGACCGAGATCCGTGAAGAACTCGAGAAGGCGCAGGGCCAGGCATGA
- a CDS encoding solute symporter family protein — MNIVPFATEPVAIESNPVLNISIFLAFVAVTLFIVIRASRNNKTAADYYAAGRSFTGPQNGFAIAGDYLSAASFLGICGAIAINGYDGFLYSIGFLVAWLVALLLVAEMMRNTGKFTMADVLSFRLKQRPIRMAAAITTLAVCFFYLLAQMAGAGGLVSLLLGIDGRLGQSVVIAVVGVLMIVYVLIGGMKGTTWVQIVKAFLLIGGALAMTIWVLAINGFNLNTLLEAAVANSDKGDAILAPGLQYGANPWDFLSLGMALVLGTAGLPHVLMRFYTVPTAKEARRSVVWAIWLIGGFYLLTLVLGYGAGALVGADVIAAAPGGVNSAAPLLALQLGGPVLLGFISAVAFATILAVVAGLTITAAASFAHDIYANVIQKGKRDAAGEPVEADPDAEVRVARRTVIVIGILAIIGGIGAQGQNIAFLVALAFAVAASANLPTILYSLFWRRFSTRGAVWSMYGGLGSAILLIVLSPVFSGTPTSMIPGIDIAVWPLNNPGIVSIPLGFLLGWLGTITSSRKESPDLAAEMEVRSLTGFGAEKATEH, encoded by the coding sequence ATGAACATCGTCCCCTTCGCGACCGAACCCGTCGCCATCGAGAGCAACCCCGTTCTCAACATCTCGATCTTCCTGGCCTTCGTGGCGGTGACGCTCTTCATCGTCATCCGGGCCAGCCGCAACAACAAGACAGCGGCCGACTACTACGCCGCCGGCCGCTCGTTCACCGGTCCGCAGAACGGCTTCGCGATCGCCGGCGACTACCTGTCCGCAGCATCCTTCCTCGGCATCTGCGGTGCGATCGCGATCAACGGCTACGACGGCTTCCTCTACTCCATCGGATTCCTGGTGGCGTGGCTCGTCGCGCTGCTCCTGGTGGCGGAGATGATGCGCAACACCGGCAAGTTCACCATGGCGGATGTGCTGTCGTTCCGCTTGAAGCAGCGCCCCATCCGGATGGCTGCGGCCATCACCACGCTCGCGGTGTGCTTCTTCTACCTGCTTGCCCAGATGGCGGGTGCCGGCGGTCTCGTGTCGCTGCTGCTCGGCATCGACGGCCGCCTCGGGCAGTCGGTTGTGATCGCGGTGGTCGGCGTCCTGATGATCGTCTACGTGCTCATCGGCGGGATGAAGGGCACGACGTGGGTGCAGATCGTGAAGGCATTCCTCCTGATCGGCGGCGCACTCGCGATGACCATCTGGGTGCTCGCGATCAACGGGTTCAACCTCAACACGCTGCTCGAGGCCGCGGTCGCGAACTCCGACAAGGGTGACGCGATCCTGGCCCCGGGGCTGCAGTACGGCGCGAATCCCTGGGACTTCCTGTCGCTCGGAATGGCGCTCGTCCTCGGCACGGCCGGCCTGCCGCACGTGCTGATGCGGTTCTACACGGTGCCGACGGCGAAAGAGGCTCGCCGTTCGGTCGTCTGGGCGATCTGGCTGATCGGGGGGTTCTACCTGCTGACGCTCGTGCTCGGGTACGGCGCCGGTGCGCTCGTCGGAGCGGACGTCATCGCGGCGGCTCCCGGCGGCGTCAACTCCGCCGCGCCCCTGCTCGCTCTGCAGCTCGGCGGGCCGGTGCTCCTGGGCTTCATCTCGGCGGTGGCTTTCGCGACCATCCTCGCGGTCGTCGCCGGTCTCACGATCACGGCGGCGGCGTCGTTCGCCCATGACATCTATGCGAACGTGATCCAGAAGGGGAAGAGAGATGCCGCGGGCGAGCCCGTGGAGGCCGACCCGGACGCCGAGGTGCGCGTCGCGCGCCGGACCGTGATCGTCATCGGCATCCTGGCGATCATCGGCGGCATCGGAGCGCAGGGGCAGAACATCGCGTTCCTGGTGGCGCTGGCCTTCGCCGTCGCGGCATCCGCCAACCTCCCGACGATCCTGTACTCGCTCTTCTGGCGGCGCTTCTCGACACGGGGCGCGGTGTGGAGCATGTACGGCGGGCTCGGCTCCGCCATCCTCCTGATCGTCCTTTCGCCGGTGTTCTCCGGAACGCCGACGTCGATGATCCCCGGGATCGACATCGCCGTGTGGCCGTTGAACAATCCGGGGATCGTGTCGATCCCGCTCGGCTTCCTGCTGGGCTGGCTCGGCACCATCACCAGCAGCAGGAAGGAGTCCCCGGACCTCGCCGCCGAGATGGAGGTGCGCTCGCTCACGGGCTTCGGAGCGGAGAAGGCGACCGAGCACTGA
- a CDS encoding methylated-DNA--[protein]-cysteine S-methyltransferase — MTFRYDFAPTPFGDALAVFSDEGIVRFDLSESEDPSVPWLLEGTARQLHAMPEPDPGAADELAHLLDSYFDGEPIRFEDHLRLDWRLVEGFPLLALQTICDIEWGETLSYGEVAVLAGHPGAARAVGTACRLTPFSIIVPVHRVVRSDGSAGHYGAHPERKRFLLDLESR; from the coding sequence ATGACCTTCCGCTACGACTTCGCCCCCACCCCGTTCGGGGATGCTCTCGCGGTGTTCTCCGACGAGGGCATCGTGCGCTTCGACCTCTCCGAATCCGAGGACCCCTCCGTGCCCTGGCTCCTCGAAGGCACCGCCCGCCAGCTGCACGCGATGCCGGAGCCCGATCCGGGCGCGGCCGACGAGCTGGCCCATCTGCTCGACTCCTACTTCGACGGAGAGCCCATCCGCTTCGAGGATCACCTCCGCCTCGACTGGCGGCTCGTCGAGGGGTTCCCCTTGCTCGCCCTGCAGACGATCTGCGACATCGAGTGGGGCGAGACCCTCAGCTACGGCGAGGTCGCCGTGCTCGCCGGCCACCCCGGAGCAGCGCGCGCGGTCGGCACCGCCTGTCGCCTCACGCCCTTCTCGATCATCGTCCCCGTGCACCGCGTCGTGCGCTCCGACGGATCCGCGGGTCACTACGGCGCGCACCCGGAGCGCAAGAGGTTCCTGCTGGACCTCGAATCCCGCTGA